GGAGGGGGGGATGGCACGCATTTCCAGAATCGTAGCACCCGGTTTGCCACATCATGTGACGCAACGCGGCAACCGTCGGCAAACTACATTTTTTACCGATAACGACTATCGCTCCTATCTTGATCTGCTTGCCGAGTGGTGCGCTGTTCACGATGTTTTGGTCTGGTCGTATTGTTTGATGCCAAACCATGTGCATTTGATCGTTGTACCCCAAGCCGAAGATGGTCTTAGGTTGGCTATCGGGGAAACCCATCGACGCTATTCACGAATGATAAATTTTCGCATGGGCTGGCGTGGCCACTTGTGGCAAGGGCGATTCGCTTCTTGTGCCATGGATGAAAATTATCTGTTGGCTGCGGCAAGATATGTTGAACGTAATCCGGTTGTCGCCGGGCTTACGAATTCGCCGGGCGATTACCCATGGAGTAGTGCAGGGCATTATCTGGGGAGAAGAAGTGATCCGCTGATTCAGAAGTCTCCACTTGGGGATTTGGTTGAAGATTGGTCTACGTTTTTAACCCTAGAGGTAGAGGCGGAAAACAGAGCAGCTATAGGCCGAGGGGAACGATCAGGTCGCCCCCTTGGTTCAACGAAATTCATCGCTGGTCTGGAAGGGGACCTCGGACGGGAGCTGCAAAGACAAAAGCCCGGTCCCAAACCCAAGGGGATTAAGTGAGGTGTCCCCGGAATTCCCGGAATTCCGGATTTTTTACCTGCCGAATAGTGACCAATGATAGTCCGCTGGTACTTAAAGTTCGCGTCGCCGCCGCTTATCTAATACAGTTAGATCTCACAACAAAAAAGAGGAAGGAATTAACATGGCGTTGATAAACTGTCATGAATGCGGAAGAGAAGTATCCGATAGTGCTTCCTTATGCCCGGGGTGTGGGGCACCAATTCCAACATCTCAGCTAAAAAAGAGCGATAGAGTTCCATATAGTGATCAAGAAGTGGCGATTATGTTGAGCAAAAAGAAAAAAACGAGCCATATCCTTCACTTGATTCTGTCTGTAATAACCGGCGGCCTCTGGATCATTATTTGGGTTTTGGTGGCAATTAGTAACTCTTCGGATAATTCGAAAATTGAATCCCAAATTAAAAAGGGCAAAAAAGTAAAATGAGTTCCAACCCGAAAGTACCACCCAGGGAGTCCCCGGAATTACCGGTATTACTTCGGCGCGCGCCCATTTATCCATTGAACTCAAACAGCTCAGCCCATAGTATCAGGGTGGTTCCTTCGCTGCTAAGCTGACAGGCGCCACGGGCTGGTTACTTCTTGTTTGCGGGATCACGATGTACTGCGATTTTTTTGGTCTCAAGGAGAACCCTTTTTCCATCGCACCCGATCCGCGCTATCTCTACATGAGCGAGCGCCACCGGGAGGCCCTGGCCCATCTGCTCTACGGCCTGCAGAGTGACGGGGGGTTCGTCCTGCTGACCGGTGAGGTCGGGACCGGCAAGACCACGGTCTGCCGCTGCCTGCTGCAACAGATCCCGGCAAACGTTGAGGTGGCCTTTGTTCTTAATCCGAAACTGACCGCACTCGAGCTGCTCGCGACCCTCTGCGATGAGCTCAGAATTGATTATCCATCAGGGACAACCAGCATCAAACTACTGGTCGA
Above is a genomic segment from Geopsychrobacter electrodiphilus DSM 16401 containing:
- a CDS encoding transposase, which encodes MARISRIVAPGLPHHVTQRGNRRQTTFFTDNDYRSYLDLLAEWCAVHDVLVWSYCLMPNHVHLIVVPQAEDGLRLAIGETHRRYSRMINFRMGWRGHLWQGRFASCAMDENYLLAAARYVERNPVVAGLTNSPGDYPWSSAGHYLGRRSDPLIQKSPLGDLVEDWSTFLTLEVEAENRAAIGRGERSGRPLGSTKFIAGLEGDLGRELQRQKPGPKPKGIK
- a CDS encoding zinc-ribbon domain-containing protein is translated as MALINCHECGREVSDSASLCPGCGAPIPTSQLKKSDRVPYSDQEVAIMLSKKKKTSHILHLILSVITGGLWIIIWVLVAISNSSDNSKIESQIKKGKKVK